The following proteins are encoded in a genomic region of Bosea beijingensis:
- a CDS encoding alpha/beta fold hydrolase, whose protein sequence is MATSRNATKAASQPKSRSAALSLPWFWPVDAALRLTERNLDFLSEAVKITRPPPPDWATPNTVRLDLPTMRLREFGKVVAGSIPVLVDAPYAGHGATIADYDKGQSLVEVLLANGVDRVLVTDWKPATQEMRYFSIDTYLAELNAAIDDLGGEVHLVGLCQGGWLSAMLAARFPHKVKSLVLAGSPIDADAGNGPIKQMAQTMPLKSYRDMVKLGRGLMPGRFMLAGWKNMHPEEHYVDKFVRLYQNLADRNYLDRTETFAAWYENPLDLPGVYYLQAIEQIFKENRFAKGAFVGLGRRLSLKDVTCPVYLLAGAEDDITTSEQVFAAEDLVGTPKRKIEKKLVPGGHIGLFMGRKTLGETWPGIARWLVAQS, encoded by the coding sequence ATGGCGACCAGCCGCAACGCGACGAAGGCAGCGAGCCAGCCGAAGAGCCGCTCCGCCGCGCTCAGCCTACCCTGGTTCTGGCCGGTCGATGCCGCGCTGCGCCTGACCGAGCGCAATCTCGATTTCCTATCCGAGGCCGTGAAGATCACCCGCCCGCCGCCGCCGGACTGGGCCACGCCCAACACGGTGCGGCTCGACCTGCCGACCATGCGCCTGCGCGAATTCGGCAAGGTAGTGGCCGGCAGCATTCCCGTCCTGGTCGACGCACCCTATGCCGGCCACGGGGCCACCATTGCCGATTACGACAAGGGACAGAGCCTCGTCGAGGTGCTGCTGGCGAACGGCGTCGACCGTGTCCTCGTTACGGACTGGAAGCCGGCGACGCAGGAGATGCGGTATTTCAGCATCGACACCTATCTGGCTGAACTGAACGCTGCGATCGACGATCTCGGCGGCGAGGTGCACCTGGTCGGGCTCTGTCAGGGCGGCTGGCTGAGTGCGATGCTGGCCGCGCGCTTCCCGCACAAGGTGAAGTCGCTGGTGCTGGCGGGCTCGCCGATCGATGCCGACGCGGGTAACGGCCCGATCAAGCAGATGGCGCAGACCATGCCGCTGAAGAGCTATCGCGACATGGTCAAGCTTGGACGCGGCCTGATGCCGGGGCGCTTCATGCTCGCCGGCTGGAAGAACATGCATCCCGAGGAGCACTACGTCGATAAGTTCGTCCGGCTCTACCAGAACCTCGCCGACAGGAACTATCTCGACCGGACCGAGACCTTCGCCGCCTGGTACGAGAACCCGCTCGACCTGCCCGGCGTCTACTATCTTCAGGCCATCGAGCAGATCTTCAAGGAGAACCGCTTCGCCAAGGGCGCGTTCGTCGGCCTCGGTCGGCGCCTCAGCCTGAAGGACGTGACCTGCCCGGTCTATCTGCTGGCCGGCGCTGAGGACGACATCACCACCAGCGAGCAGGTCTTCGCAGCGGAGGACCTCGTCGGCACGCCGAAGAGAAAGATCGAGAAGAAGCTGGTGCCCGGCGGCCATATCGGCCTGTTCATGGGTCGCAAGACGCTGGGCGAGACATGGCCCGGCATCGCCCGCTGGCTTGTTGCGCAAAGCTAG
- a CDS encoding bifunctional enoyl-CoA hydratase/phosphate acetyltransferase, whose translation MTTLTSSEYFRLALGRCEALPAVRTGVVHPVKANVIEAVADAVSEQLIAPVLIGPAGRIHAAAREAGIDISPWEIVDAEHSHEAAAKAVSLAAAGELDALMKGSLHSDELLGAVVRADSGLRTERRISHAFVMHIESYPKPFIITDAAVNIAPNLMTKADIVQNAVNLWHVALNGIGELPKVAVLAAVETVNPHMAATLDAAALSKMADRGQITGAIVDGPLAFDNAISAAAAKEKGIASAVAGHADILLVPEIEAGNMLAKQLTFLSGADAAGIVLGARVPIILTSRADNLRARLLSCALAVLLAEARRTGRIK comes from the coding sequence ATGACGACGCTGACCTCCTCCGAGTACTTCCGGCTCGCGCTCGGCCGTTGCGAGGCTCTTCCGGCCGTGCGGACCGGGGTGGTACATCCCGTCAAGGCCAATGTGATCGAGGCGGTGGCCGATGCCGTCAGCGAGCAGCTGATTGCGCCTGTCCTGATCGGCCCGGCCGGCCGCATTCACGCTGCCGCACGGGAGGCCGGCATCGACATCTCGCCCTGGGAGATCGTCGATGCCGAGCACAGCCACGAAGCCGCAGCGAAGGCGGTCTCGCTGGCCGCCGCCGGCGAGCTTGATGCGTTGATGAAGGGCTCGCTCCATTCCGACGAGCTTCTGGGCGCGGTCGTCCGGGCCGATTCCGGATTGCGGACCGAGCGGCGCATCTCGCACGCCTTCGTGATGCATATCGAGAGCTATCCCAAGCCCTTCATCATCACCGACGCCGCGGTCAACATCGCGCCTAACCTGATGACGAAGGCCGATATCGTCCAGAATGCCGTCAATCTCTGGCATGTCGCGCTGAACGGCATCGGCGAGTTGCCGAAGGTCGCGGTGCTCGCCGCCGTCGAGACCGTTAATCCTCATATGGCGGCAACGCTCGACGCCGCTGCTCTCTCGAAGATGGCCGATCGCGGCCAGATCACCGGAGCCATCGTCGATGGGCCGCTTGCCTTCGACAATGCGATCAGCGCCGCAGCAGCGAAGGAGAAGGGCATCGCCTCAGCCGTAGCCGGCCATGCCGATATCCTCCTTGTGCCCGAGATCGAGGCCGGCAACATGCTGGCGAAGCAACTCACCTTCCTGAGCGGTGCCGACGCTGCGGGCATCGTGCTCGGTGCGCGCGTGCCGATCATCCTGACGAGCCGCGCCGATAATCTGCGCGCGCGCCTGCTCTCTTGTGCGCTGGCCGTTCTCCTGGCGGAAGCGCGCCGCACGGGGCGGATCAAGTGA
- a CDS encoding acetate/propionate family kinase — translation MIDTVLVLNAGSSSLKFQVFRVGDLDVLARGKAVRLGEPEPAMDASLADGTRERIALPPACDHDTALAAVLAFVDRHDDAWRMKAVVHRIVHGGERFVDAVVVTPEVFAALEAISPLAPLHQPHNLAAVTAARRLMGDVPNIACFDTAFHARHDALTHNFALGQDLRDRGIRRYGFHGLSYQWLEMVLAEQHPHLHAGRVVAAHLGNGASLCAIQGGRSIDTTMGMTTLDGLPMGTRCGALDAGAVLYMFQSLGMNAQEVSDALYERSGLLGLSGLSNDVETLLKSDDPRARFALDYFALKVAQFAAFMAAAIGGIDALVFTGGIGEHAAPVRDAIVERLRFLGAFEVIVIKANEERVMALQARACLAGEG, via the coding sequence GTGATCGACACCGTCCTCGTCCTCAATGCCGGCTCGTCCAGCCTCAAGTTCCAGGTCTTTCGCGTCGGTGATCTCGACGTTCTGGCGCGCGGCAAGGCCGTGCGCCTTGGCGAGCCCGAGCCTGCCATGGACGCGAGCCTCGCGGACGGCACCCGGGAGCGCATCGCGCTGCCGCCGGCCTGCGATCACGATACCGCTCTCGCGGCCGTCCTCGCCTTCGTCGACCGCCACGACGATGCTTGGCGGATGAAGGCGGTGGTTCATCGCATCGTCCATGGCGGCGAACGCTTTGTCGACGCTGTCGTGGTCACACCCGAGGTTTTTGCGGCGCTAGAGGCAATTTCGCCGCTCGCGCCGCTGCACCAGCCCCATAACCTGGCCGCGGTGACCGCTGCCCGGCGCCTGATGGGCGACGTCCCGAACATCGCCTGTTTCGACACAGCCTTTCACGCCCGGCACGATGCGCTGACCCATAACTTCGCACTCGGGCAGGATCTGCGCGACAGGGGCATCCGCCGCTATGGCTTCCACGGCCTGTCCTATCAATGGCTGGAGATGGTGCTGGCGGAGCAGCATCCGCATCTCCATGCGGGCCGTGTCGTGGCGGCCCATCTCGGTAATGGCGCGAGCCTGTGCGCCATCCAGGGCGGGCGCAGCATCGACACGACCATGGGAATGACGACCCTCGATGGCCTGCCAATGGGGACGCGCTGCGGCGCGCTTGATGCCGGGGCGGTGCTCTACATGTTCCAGAGCCTGGGGATGAACGCGCAGGAGGTCTCGGACGCGCTCTATGAACGCTCGGGTCTGCTCGGGTTGTCGGGCCTTTCCAACGACGTCGAGACGCTGCTGAAAAGCGACGACCCGCGCGCCCGCTTCGCTCTCGACTATTTCGCGCTCAAGGTCGCGCAGTTCGCTGCATTCATGGCCGCCGCCATCGGTGGGATCGACGCGCTCGTCTTCACTGGCGGCATCGGCGAGCACGCAGCTCCGGTGCGCGATGCGATCGTCGAACGCCTCCGCTTTCTCGGCGCATTCGAAGTCATCGTGATCAAGGCGAACGAAGAGCGTGTGATGGCGCTGCAAGCGCGCGCATGTCTCGCCGGAGAGGGATAG
- a CDS encoding tyrosine-type recombinase/integrase, producing MAIQAQNQLPHQAWNLGRIIGPKPPLKPKHIWALRTRLQHEGRTRDLAMFNLAIDSKLRGCDLVRLRVGDVVLGGTVRLRTAIVQQKTGRPVPFELTDSAREALAAWLRKRGSREDDWLFPSRSRPGDHITTRQYGRLLDYWVALIGLNPALYGTHSLRRTKVALIYKRTGNLRACQLLLGHTKLESTVRYLGIEVDDALLLSELASRRR from the coding sequence ATGGCTATCCAAGCGCAGAACCAACTACCCCATCAGGCCTGGAACCTCGGGCGCATCATCGGGCCGAAACCACCTCTGAAGCCAAAGCACATCTGGGCGTTGCGGACGCGGCTTCAGCATGAAGGGCGAACTCGCGATCTCGCCATGTTCAATCTAGCAATCGACAGCAAGCTGCGGGGTTGCGATCTCGTTCGCCTTCGGGTCGGAGATGTCGTCCTCGGAGGCACTGTTCGCCTCCGAACCGCGATCGTTCAACAGAAGACCGGGCGGCCGGTACCATTCGAACTGACGGACTCAGCCCGGGAAGCGCTTGCCGCCTGGCTTAGAAAGCGAGGTTCGCGTGAGGACGACTGGCTCTTCCCGAGCCGCAGCCGGCCTGGCGATCACATCACAACGCGCCAATACGGCCGCCTTCTGGACTACTGGGTCGCCCTGATCGGATTGAACCCAGCGCTCTACGGAACGCACAGTCTCCGGCGCACGAAGGTCGCGCTGATCTATAAGCGCACCGGCAATCTGCGCGCCTGCCAGCTTCTTCTCGGTCACACGAAGCTGGAAAGCACCGTGCGCTACCTCGGCATCGAGGTTGACGATGCGCTTCTCCTTTCGGAGCTAGCCAGCCGCAGGCGGTAA
- a CDS encoding LysR family transcriptional regulator, with amino-acid sequence MMAPPCAKDGQIRMPSALREREGVRFSHVEAFRAVMITGSTTAAARILHTSQPNVSRSIAQLEKAIGLQLFERMPGKVVPTTDGLTFFNEVQRSFHGLRRLEEAANRIRRFSGGLLRIGSIQTLAHGLIPRAIKRFAEIYPETGISIHAGHSAAVSQWVDEMSCDVGIVSHLYENYGFSSEELYSVDGVCLMPAEHRLAGKAAVRPADLADEPYISFAQNDHGRSDVDEVFSKAGIDRRITLETPFSTITCALVAQGLGVAIVNPLAAQDYRHLGVVMRPFRPSIKHEARLIYPKGRPENRLVASFIEILKAVTMEEKAALSAVRERG; translated from the coding sequence ATGATGGCGCCGCCATGTGCCAAGGACGGGCAGATTCGGATGCCGAGTGCTTTGAGGGAGCGCGAAGGAGTGCGATTTTCTCACGTCGAGGCCTTTCGCGCGGTCATGATCACCGGCTCCACCACCGCGGCCGCTCGTATCCTTCATACCTCGCAGCCGAATGTCAGCCGCTCGATCGCGCAGCTGGAAAAGGCCATCGGACTGCAATTGTTCGAGCGGATGCCGGGAAAAGTGGTGCCAACCACGGACGGCCTGACATTTTTCAACGAGGTTCAGCGCAGTTTCCACGGTCTTAGGCGATTGGAGGAGGCGGCGAACCGTATCCGCCGGTTCAGTGGGGGACTGTTGCGAATCGGGTCGATCCAAACCTTGGCTCACGGCCTGATCCCCCGCGCGATCAAGCGCTTCGCGGAAATCTATCCGGAAACCGGTATTTCGATTCATGCGGGACATTCCGCGGCGGTGTCGCAATGGGTGGATGAAATGTCCTGCGATGTCGGAATCGTATCGCATCTCTACGAGAATTACGGGTTTTCCAGCGAGGAGCTCTATAGCGTCGACGGGGTCTGCCTGATGCCGGCGGAGCATCGCCTGGCCGGTAAGGCGGCAGTGCGCCCGGCCGATCTCGCCGACGAGCCCTATATCTCCTTCGCGCAGAACGACCACGGCCGTTCGGACGTCGACGAGGTGTTCTCGAAGGCCGGCATCGATCGGCGCATCACCCTGGAAACGCCGTTCAGCACCATCACCTGCGCGCTGGTCGCGCAAGGGCTCGGCGTGGCGATCGTCAATCCGCTCGCGGCGCAGGACTACCGGCATCTCGGCGTCGTCATGCGTCCCTTCCGCCCCTCGATCAAGCATGAAGCCCGGCTAATCTATCCGAAGGGGCGTCCGGAAAACCGTTTGGTCGCGAGCTTCATCGAGATCCTCAAGGCCGTGACGATGGAGGAGAAGGCAGCCCTCTCGGCGGTGCGGGAACGCGGCTAA
- a CDS encoding ABC transporter substrate-binding protein encodes MAPEERAPHLRSDKKFGGVMNRFRNLLLAGTLVFASPALAQQTMYVAGPGGSTQKLFQSQIIPEFESKHNVKITYVPGISSEIVAKLQAQAGKQEINVAIFDDGPLYQAIQFGYCDKLSDAPIYKDIYPFAQFGGNGIGVGLVATGIAYNAANYKKKGWPAPSSWKDLTDSKLEGRLTASSLSGTYGVHTLVMFARINGGDESNIEPGFDSIRKSLAPNVLSWSSSPAKLAEMFQNNDVDVAVWGSSRAIALKNTGFPMEFVYPKEGTPALVLGACPVVQNSLPEASQAFLQYLVTPAIQAKLATEGFGPTNRQTRLDDKLAAQVPYGDERVGRMISVKWSEINKNRAEWTNRWNRTIER; translated from the coding sequence GTGGCGCCGGAGGAGCGCGCGCCGCATCTCAGATCAGATAAAAAATTCGGAGGGGTCATGAATCGATTTCGTAATCTGTTGCTGGCGGGAACCCTGGTTTTTGCTTCCCCCGCATTGGCTCAGCAAACCATGTATGTCGCCGGGCCCGGCGGCAGCACGCAGAAGCTCTTCCAAAGCCAGATCATTCCCGAGTTCGAATCCAAGCATAACGTCAAGATTACTTACGTTCCCGGGATTTCGAGCGAGATCGTCGCGAAGCTGCAGGCTCAGGCCGGCAAGCAGGAGATCAATGTCGCCATCTTCGATGACGGGCCGCTCTATCAGGCGATCCAGTTCGGCTATTGCGACAAGCTGAGCGACGCTCCGATCTACAAGGATATCTATCCGTTCGCCCAGTTCGGCGGAAATGGCATCGGCGTCGGGCTGGTGGCGACCGGCATCGCCTACAATGCGGCGAACTACAAGAAGAAGGGTTGGCCGGCGCCCTCCTCCTGGAAGGACCTGACCGACAGTAAGCTGGAGGGGCGCCTGACCGCTTCCTCACTGTCCGGCACCTACGGAGTCCATACGCTCGTGATGTTCGCTCGCATCAACGGCGGCGACGAGAGCAATATCGAGCCCGGCTTTGACTCCATCCGGAAATCGCTGGCGCCGAACGTCCTGAGCTGGTCTTCCTCGCCCGCGAAGCTAGCCGAGATGTTCCAGAACAACGATGTCGACGTAGCCGTTTGGGGCAGCAGCCGCGCGATCGCACTGAAGAACACCGGCTTCCCGATGGAATTCGTGTATCCGAAGGAGGGAACGCCCGCGCTCGTGCTCGGCGCCTGCCCGGTGGTCCAGAACAGTCTTCCCGAAGCATCGCAGGCTTTCCTGCAATATCTCGTCACGCCCGCGATCCAGGCGAAGCTGGCCACGGAAGGCTTCGGCCCCACCAATCGCCAGACCAGGCTGGATGACAAGCTGGCCGCGCAGGTCCCTTACGGCGATGAGCGCGTCGGCAGGATGATCTCGGTCAAGTGGAGCGAGATCAACAAGAACCGCGCCGAGTGGACCAATCGCTGGAACCGCACGATCGAGAGATAA
- a CDS encoding ABC transporter ATP-binding protein, producing the protein MSSLSLRALSKSYGPVQAVRGVDLDVNEGEFLSLLGPSGCGKTTTLQMVAGFVPPTTGSIVVDGQDLTSIAPEKRDMGVVFQSYALFPHMTVAQNIGFGLEMRRVERGELKRRVEEALAMVRLAGLEGRYPSELSGGQRQRVAIARALAIRPRVLLLDEPMSNLDAKLRGEMHVELRSLQRRLGITAILVTHDQVEAMTMSDRIAVMTNGGIAQLGTPQEVYDRPASQFASSFLGHTNVLSGRIESRIADEATVRVGPTSFRTRVAKDQVTPEIAVFVRPERLRLGSPDQATLQGRVSTRLFLGGSWIYEIETELGMLRITQQNTGTVQPEEGETIGVSWNAEDLRVIATERSDG; encoded by the coding sequence ATGAGCAGTTTGTCTCTGCGCGCCCTGTCGAAGAGCTATGGCCCGGTCCAGGCCGTTCGCGGCGTGGACCTGGATGTGAACGAAGGCGAATTCCTCTCGCTGCTCGGCCCATCGGGCTGCGGCAAGACGACGACCTTGCAGATGGTGGCGGGCTTCGTTCCGCCGACGACGGGGAGCATCGTCGTCGACGGGCAGGACCTGACCAGCATCGCGCCGGAGAAGCGCGACATGGGCGTCGTCTTCCAGAGCTATGCGCTCTTTCCGCATATGACCGTGGCCCAGAATATCGGCTTCGGCCTTGAGATGCGCCGGGTCGAGCGCGGTGAGCTGAAGCGACGGGTCGAAGAGGCCCTGGCGATGGTCCGCCTGGCCGGTCTCGAGGGGCGTTATCCCAGCGAGCTGTCCGGTGGCCAGCGCCAGCGTGTCGCCATCGCCCGCGCCCTGGCCATCCGTCCGCGGGTTCTCCTGCTGGACGAGCCGATGTCGAATCTCGACGCCAAGCTTCGCGGCGAGATGCATGTCGAGCTTCGCTCCCTGCAGCGGCGGCTCGGCATCACCGCGATCCTGGTCACCCACGATCAGGTCGAGGCGATGACGATGAGCGACCGGATCGCCGTCATGACGAATGGCGGGATCGCGCAGCTCGGCACGCCGCAGGAGGTCTACGACAGGCCGGCATCGCAATTCGCTTCGAGCTTCCTGGGGCACACGAACGTGCTGAGCGGACGGATCGAAAGCCGGATCGCCGACGAGGCGACCGTCCGGGTCGGACCGACCTCGTTCCGGACCAGGGTCGCGAAAGATCAGGTGACCCCCGAGATCGCCGTGTTCGTCCGCCCGGAGCGCCTCCGCCTCGGCTCGCCGGACCAGGCCACCCTCCAGGGGCGTGTCAGTACCCGCCTGTTCCTCGGCGGGTCGTGGATCTACGAAATCGAGACCGAACTCGGCATGCTTCGTATCACCCAGCAGAATACCGGGACGGTGCAGCCCGAGGAGGGGGAAACGATCGGAGTGAGCTGGAACGCCGAGGATCTGCGCGTCATCGCGACGGAGCGTTCCGATGGCTAG
- a CDS encoding ABC transporter permease, translating to MASTTPQTSRGLPWLLSLPALALFLALLAIPLVLTAILSFNAFDGMRGIQQSYGFGNYLEVLLDGYYREIFLRTGGMALAVTLICIVLGVPETLILAKMKPVWRGTFFVVILGPLLISVVVRTLGWSVLLGSQGVVNTALRGLGLVDEPIRLLFSMTGVIIVLTHVFLPFMVIAVWSAMQRLDGQIEHAARSLGAGPFTTFRRIMLPQLMPGILSGAIIVFALAASAYATPAIIGGRRVKVVATTLYDEFFNSLNWPLGAAIAVLLLLANILIIVGCNRLVERRFKQVFA from the coding sequence ATGGCTAGCACGACCCCCCAGACCAGCCGCGGCCTGCCCTGGCTGCTCTCGCTGCCGGCTCTCGCGCTCTTTCTCGCCTTGCTGGCCATTCCGCTGGTTCTGACTGCGATCCTGTCGTTCAACGCCTTCGACGGCATGCGCGGCATCCAGCAGAGCTATGGTTTCGGCAACTATCTCGAAGTCCTGCTCGACGGCTACTACCGGGAAATCTTCCTGCGGACGGGCGGGATGGCGCTCGCTGTCACGCTGATCTGCATCGTCCTCGGGGTGCCCGAGACCCTGATCCTCGCCAAGATGAAGCCGGTCTGGCGCGGCACCTTCTTCGTCGTGATCCTCGGGCCGCTGCTGATCTCCGTCGTGGTGCGCACGCTGGGCTGGTCGGTGCTGCTCGGCAGCCAGGGCGTGGTGAACACGGCGCTTCGCGGGCTCGGCCTGGTGGACGAGCCGATCCGGCTGCTGTTCTCGATGACAGGCGTCATCATCGTCCTGACCCATGTTTTCCTGCCCTTCATGGTCATTGCCGTGTGGAGCGCCATGCAGCGCCTCGATGGGCAGATCGAGCACGCGGCCCGCTCGCTCGGAGCGGGGCCTTTCACCACCTTCCGCCGCATCATGCTGCCGCAGCTGATGCCCGGCATCCTGTCCGGAGCCATCATCGTCTTCGCCCTGGCGGCATCGGCCTATGCCACCCCGGCGATCATCGGCGGGCGCAGGGTCAAGGTCGTCGCCACCACGCTCTACGACGAGTTCTTCAACTCGCTGAACTGGCCGCTCGGAGCCGCGATCGCGGTGCTCCTGCTGCTTGCCAACATCCTGATCATCGTCGGCTGCAACCGGCTCGTCGAGCGGCGTTTCAAGCAGGTGTTCGCATGA
- a CDS encoding ABC transporter permease: MSRNGPLALVFHALLTVFILAPLVVVMLVSLSDKEYLSMPFDGMSLRWYREILAAPELISAFWLSIWLGLASATLATIVAVPAALAIARHRFFGRDGLMAFLMSPLMIPHVVLGVAFLRFFSIMEWTGSFVALVLVHAITVVPYSLRLTLAAVIGLERDAETAARSLGASRAVAFRRILLPLILPGVAAGWVLAFIQSFDEVTMTIFVATPGTTTLPVALYNRISQLTDPVTTSVSTILILGTMAFMFILDRMVGLDRVLIGKK, from the coding sequence ATCTCAAGGAACGGGCCGCTTGCGCTGGTCTTCCATGCGCTGCTCACCGTGTTCATCCTGGCACCGCTGGTCGTGGTGATGCTGGTCTCGCTCTCCGACAAGGAATACCTTTCGATGCCCTTCGACGGCATGTCGCTGCGCTGGTACCGGGAAATCCTGGCGGCGCCGGAACTGATCAGCGCGTTCTGGCTGTCGATATGGCTCGGTCTGGCCTCGGCGACATTGGCGACGATCGTCGCGGTGCCCGCGGCGCTCGCGATCGCCCGTCATCGGTTTTTCGGACGCGACGGGTTGATGGCGTTCCTGATGTCGCCGCTGATGATCCCCCATGTCGTGCTCGGCGTCGCCTTCCTGCGCTTTTTCTCGATCATGGAGTGGACCGGCTCCTTCGTGGCCCTGGTGCTCGTTCACGCGATCACCGTCGTGCCGTATTCGCTGCGGCTGACGCTCGCCGCCGTGATCGGGCTCGAACGTGACGCGGAGACGGCCGCCCGGTCGCTCGGAGCCTCGCGAGCGGTCGCCTTCCGCCGCATTCTCCTGCCGCTCATCCTGCCGGGCGTCGCGGCGGGATGGGTGCTCGCCTTCATCCAGAGCTTCGACGAGGTCACGATGACGATCTTCGTCGCGACGCCCGGAACCACGACGCTGCCCGTCGCGCTCTACAACCGCATATCCCAGCTCACGGATCCGGTGACGACGTCGGTCTCCACCATCCTGATCCTGGGAACGATGGCCTTCATGTTCATCCTCGACCGCATGGTCGGCCTGGACAGGGTTCTCATCGGAAAGAAATAG
- a CDS encoding NAD(P)/FAD-dependent oxidoreductase: MSSQTMTVVGGGLVGAAIAYGALRAGMRVRVLDQGDTAFRASRGNFGLVWVSSKGGKMPRYASWSRDALKLWPNLQKELVDLTDVDAGLEQPGGFWLGFDDADVRARADLLERIDREVGGIPFKMMDPSELRQYLPGIGPAVVGGSFCPLDGHANPLMLLRGLHAALRHRGADVITGVDIAEIRHDPANGSFEAVSQDRQSWKSDRIVLAAGLGNAGLAAQVGLHAPIASTRGQVLITERLKPFLDYPTNKCRQTREGSVQIGSTSEDVGLDDGTTTDKIEILARRAVETFPALARARLVRAWGALRPLTPDGYPIYQESASCPGAFLATSHSGVTLAAAHCYVVGPWMAGLSQVPAGFEVFTGDRFLDADASFSHDH, translated from the coding sequence ATGAGCAGCCAGACGATGACGGTGGTAGGGGGCGGGCTTGTCGGGGCCGCCATTGCCTACGGAGCGCTGCGGGCGGGAATGCGCGTCCGCGTTCTCGACCAGGGAGATACCGCGTTTCGCGCCTCCCGCGGCAATTTCGGCCTGGTCTGGGTCTCGAGCAAGGGCGGCAAGATGCCCCGCTACGCGAGCTGGAGCCGCGATGCGCTGAAGCTCTGGCCGAACCTGCAGAAGGAACTGGTCGATCTGACCGATGTCGATGCCGGTCTCGAACAGCCGGGGGGCTTCTGGCTGGGCTTCGACGATGCCGATGTCAGGGCGCGCGCCGATCTTCTGGAACGGATCGATCGCGAGGTCGGCGGCATCCCCTTCAAGATGATGGACCCCTCCGAGCTCCGGCAATATCTCCCCGGGATCGGGCCGGCCGTGGTGGGGGGGAGCTTCTGCCCGCTCGACGGCCACGCCAATCCCCTGATGTTGCTGCGCGGCCTGCATGCCGCGCTTCGCCATCGCGGGGCGGATGTGATCACCGGCGTCGACATTGCCGAGATCAGGCACGATCCCGCCAACGGGTCCTTCGAGGCGGTCTCGCAGGATCGCCAGAGCTGGAAGAGCGACCGGATCGTGCTGGCGGCAGGGCTCGGCAACGCCGGATTGGCCGCGCAGGTCGGCCTGCACGCCCCCATCGCATCCACGCGCGGCCAGGTTCTCATCACCGAGCGGCTGAAGCCGTTCCTCGACTACCCCACGAACAAGTGCCGGCAGACGCGGGAGGGCAGCGTCCAGATCGGTTCGACCTCCGAGGATGTCGGCCTCGACGACGGCACGACGACCGACAAGATCGAGATACTGGCACGCCGCGCGGTCGAAACCTTTCCGGCTCTGGCGCGCGCGCGCCTTGTCCGGGCGTGGGGCGCCCTGCGGCCGCTGACTCCGGACGGTTACCCGATCTACCAGGAATCGGCGTCCTGCCCGGGGGCCTTCCTCGCCACCAGCCATAGCGGCGTCACGCTCGCGGCGGCCCATTGCTACGTCGTCGGCCCCTGGATGGCCGGTCTCTCGCAGGTGCCGGCCGGGTTCGAGGTGTTCACCGGCGATCGCTTCCTGGACGCCGACGCGAGCTTCTCCCATGACCATTGA
- a CDS encoding (2Fe-2S)-binding protein, which translates to MTIEPLFTVPDAPADASVTIVFEGTPLRVPAGITVAAALLVGGVREFRSSVVGGVPRAPYCMMGVCFECLVEIDGVPARQSCLIPVHEGMVVARQLGAAHLDEFSLGEEP; encoded by the coding sequence ATGACCATTGAACCGCTCTTCACCGTGCCGGACGCGCCGGCCGACGCCTCGGTCACGATCGTCTTCGAGGGCACGCCCTTGCGGGTTCCAGCCGGCATCACGGTTGCCGCGGCCCTGCTCGTCGGCGGCGTCAGGGAATTCCGGTCGAGCGTCGTCGGCGGTGTTCCGCGCGCGCCTTACTGCATGATGGGCGTCTGCTTTGAATGTCTCGTCGAGATCGACGGGGTGCCGGCGCGGCAAAGCTGCCTGATTCCCGTCCACGAAGGGATGGTCGTCGCGCGCCAGCTCGGTGCGGCCCATCTCGATGAATTCAGCCTCGGAGAAGAGCCATGA